A genomic stretch from Anopheles nili chromosome X, idAnoNiliSN_F5_01, whole genome shotgun sequence includes:
- the LOC128729280 gene encoding serine hydroxymethyltransferase isoform X1: protein MASRIVQKGIGALAPQRYGSLASPLAVRGLSAVTRARESRATSLSKRYTPVTTASCGSLVASNTNGQVRHNSSLPSSAAKMSGNAKLLHENLWDQDPELMDLIRKEKKRQSRGLEMIASENFTSLSVLQCLSSCLHNKYSEGLPGQRYYGGNEFIDEIELLAQKRALEAYRLDPEQWGCNVQPYSGSPANFAVYTALIEPHGRIMGLDLPDGGHLTHGFMTQTKKISATSIFFESMPYKVDPTTGLIDYDKMEETARLFKPKVIIAGISCYSRCLDYKRFREIANQNGAYLFADMAHISGLVAANVIPSPFEYADVVSTTTHKTLRGPRAGVIFFRKGVRSVKPNGDKVMYDLESRVNQAVFPGLQGGPHNHAIAGIATCMMQAKTPEFRAYQEQVIKNARALCEGLLEKGYSVATGGTDVHLVLVDLRPVSITGARAEYILEEISIACNKNTVPGDKSALNPSGIRLGTPALTTRGLLEKDMQQVVNFIDRGLRLSKEIAAVSGPKLVDFKRVIHEDVTFSAQVQSLRKEVELYSEQFPLPGYEDF from the exons ATGGCCAGCCGGATCGTGCAGAAAGGGATCGGTGCACTCGCGCCGCAAAGATATGGCTCTCTCGCTTCGCCACTAGCCGTGCGCGGCCTGTCAGCGGTGACGCGAGCGCGCGAATCTCGAGCGACATCTTTATCCAAGCGCTACACTCCAGTCACCACAGCATCCTGCGGTTCTCTCGTCGCTAGTAACACTAACGGGCAGGTGCGCCACAATTCGTCTTTGCCGAGCTCCGCCGCGAAG ATGTCCGGAAATGCCAAGCTGCTGCACGAGAACCTCTGGGATCAGGACCCGGAGCTTATGGATCTGAtacggaaggaaaagaagcgcCAGAGCCGGGGTCTGGAAATGATCGCCAGTGAAAACTTCACCTCCCTCTCGGTGTTGCAGTGCCTCAGCTCCTGCCTGCACAACAAATACTCAGAAGGCTTGCCCGGACAAAG ATACTACGGTGGAAACGAGTTCATCGACGAGATCGAGCTACTGGCTCAAAAGCGAGCACTAGAGGCGTATCGGCTCGATCCTGAGCAATGGGGATGCAACGTGCAGCCGTACTCTGGTTCGCCGGCTAACTTCGCCGTCTACACTGCGCTAATTGAGCCGCATGGGCGTATCATGGGGCTGGACCTGCCGGACGGAGGCCATCTTACGCACGGCTTCATGacgcaaacgaagaaaatctCGGCCACGTCCATCTTCTTCGAAAGCATGCCGTATAAGGTGGACCCGACGACGGGACTGATTGACTACGACAAGATGGAGGAGACGGCCCGACTGTTCAAACCGAAGGTCATCATCGCGGGCATCTCGTGCTATTCCCGTTGCCTGGACTATAAGCGGTTCCGTGAGATCGCGAACCAGAATGGTGCGTATCTGTTCGCGGACATGGCACACATCTCGGGGTTGGTCGCTGCCAACGTGATTCCGTCACCGTTTGAGTACGCGGACGTCGTCAGCACAACGACGCACAAAACCCTACGAGGACCACGTGCCGGAGTCATCTTTTTCCGCAAAGGCGTTCGCAGCGTGAAACCGAACGGAGACAAAGTGATGTACGATCTGGAGTCGCGCGTGAACCAGGCCGTCTTCCCGGGGCTGCAGGGTGGCCCGCACAATCACGCGATCGCTGGCATTGCGACCTGTATGATGCAGGCCAAAACGCCAGAGTTCCGCGCCTACCAGGAGCAGGTGATTAAAAACGCGCGCGCCTTGTGCGAAGGGCTGCTGGAGAAGGGTTATTCAGTGGCAACCGGTGGCACCGATGTACATCTCGTGCTGGTTGATCTGCGTCCTGTTAGCATCACTGGCGCTCGAGCTGAGTACATACTGGAGGAGATTTCAATTGCATGCAACAAGAACACGGTGCCTGGAGATAAGTCGGCCCTGAACCCGTCCGGCATTCGTCTCGGCACGCCAGCCCTCACTACACGTGGTCTACTTGAGAAAGACATGCAACAAGTTGTGAATTTCATCGATCGTGGGCTTCGCCTATCGAAAGAAATTGCGGCCGTGTCTGGACCGAAGCTGGTCGACTTCAAGCGAGTCATCCACGAAGACGTCACGTTTAGCGCGCAGGTGCAGAGTCTGCGCAAGGAGGTGGAATTATATAGCGAGCAATTCCCTCTGCCTGGCTATGAGgatttctaa
- the LOC128729280 gene encoding serine hydroxymethyltransferase isoform X2 — MSKHVAKTSMSGNAKLLHENLWDQDPELMDLIRKEKKRQSRGLEMIASENFTSLSVLQCLSSCLHNKYSEGLPGQRYYGGNEFIDEIELLAQKRALEAYRLDPEQWGCNVQPYSGSPANFAVYTALIEPHGRIMGLDLPDGGHLTHGFMTQTKKISATSIFFESMPYKVDPTTGLIDYDKMEETARLFKPKVIIAGISCYSRCLDYKRFREIANQNGAYLFADMAHISGLVAANVIPSPFEYADVVSTTTHKTLRGPRAGVIFFRKGVRSVKPNGDKVMYDLESRVNQAVFPGLQGGPHNHAIAGIATCMMQAKTPEFRAYQEQVIKNARALCEGLLEKGYSVATGGTDVHLVLVDLRPVSITGARAEYILEEISIACNKNTVPGDKSALNPSGIRLGTPALTTRGLLEKDMQQVVNFIDRGLRLSKEIAAVSGPKLVDFKRVIHEDVTFSAQVQSLRKEVELYSEQFPLPGYEDF; from the exons ATGAGCAAGCACGTTGCGAAAACTTCT ATGTCCGGAAATGCCAAGCTGCTGCACGAGAACCTCTGGGATCAGGACCCGGAGCTTATGGATCTGAtacggaaggaaaagaagcgcCAGAGCCGGGGTCTGGAAATGATCGCCAGTGAAAACTTCACCTCCCTCTCGGTGTTGCAGTGCCTCAGCTCCTGCCTGCACAACAAATACTCAGAAGGCTTGCCCGGACAAAG ATACTACGGTGGAAACGAGTTCATCGACGAGATCGAGCTACTGGCTCAAAAGCGAGCACTAGAGGCGTATCGGCTCGATCCTGAGCAATGGGGATGCAACGTGCAGCCGTACTCTGGTTCGCCGGCTAACTTCGCCGTCTACACTGCGCTAATTGAGCCGCATGGGCGTATCATGGGGCTGGACCTGCCGGACGGAGGCCATCTTACGCACGGCTTCATGacgcaaacgaagaaaatctCGGCCACGTCCATCTTCTTCGAAAGCATGCCGTATAAGGTGGACCCGACGACGGGACTGATTGACTACGACAAGATGGAGGAGACGGCCCGACTGTTCAAACCGAAGGTCATCATCGCGGGCATCTCGTGCTATTCCCGTTGCCTGGACTATAAGCGGTTCCGTGAGATCGCGAACCAGAATGGTGCGTATCTGTTCGCGGACATGGCACACATCTCGGGGTTGGTCGCTGCCAACGTGATTCCGTCACCGTTTGAGTACGCGGACGTCGTCAGCACAACGACGCACAAAACCCTACGAGGACCACGTGCCGGAGTCATCTTTTTCCGCAAAGGCGTTCGCAGCGTGAAACCGAACGGAGACAAAGTGATGTACGATCTGGAGTCGCGCGTGAACCAGGCCGTCTTCCCGGGGCTGCAGGGTGGCCCGCACAATCACGCGATCGCTGGCATTGCGACCTGTATGATGCAGGCCAAAACGCCAGAGTTCCGCGCCTACCAGGAGCAGGTGATTAAAAACGCGCGCGCCTTGTGCGAAGGGCTGCTGGAGAAGGGTTATTCAGTGGCAACCGGTGGCACCGATGTACATCTCGTGCTGGTTGATCTGCGTCCTGTTAGCATCACTGGCGCTCGAGCTGAGTACATACTGGAGGAGATTTCAATTGCATGCAACAAGAACACGGTGCCTGGAGATAAGTCGGCCCTGAACCCGTCCGGCATTCGTCTCGGCACGCCAGCCCTCACTACACGTGGTCTACTTGAGAAAGACATGCAACAAGTTGTGAATTTCATCGATCGTGGGCTTCGCCTATCGAAAGAAATTGCGGCCGTGTCTGGACCGAAGCTGGTCGACTTCAAGCGAGTCATCCACGAAGACGTCACGTTTAGCGCGCAGGTGCAGAGTCTGCGCAAGGAGGTGGAATTATATAGCGAGCAATTCCCTCTGCCTGGCTATGAGgatttctaa
- the LOC128728745 gene encoding protein quiver: MWRNRSFQVWLASVLAILLASEMAITNALLKRCYQCRSRSELGSCKDPFLFNATQVENERGVSAVPCASGWCGKLIEGMGSFREDDYDMATQRMCVQRGPSDSEDRCAYTVYNHKKVYMCFCQGDLCNGAAGLDASVFRWAALLVLLPVSLPWFTSCESFFS, translated from the exons ATGTGGCGCAACCGATCGTTTCAGGTGTGGCTCGCGTCGGTGTTGGCGATCCTGCtcgcgagcgagatggcaatAACAAACG CGCTGCTGAAACGCTGCTATCAATGCCGATCGCGCAGTGAGCTTGGAAGCTGTAAGGACCCGTTCCTGTTCAACGCGACCCAGGTTGAGAACGAACGCGGCGTATCCGCTGTCCCGTGTGCTTCCGGTTGGTGCGGGAAACTGATCGAAGGCATGGGATCGTTCCGTGAAGACG ACTACGACATGGCCACACAACGCATGTGCGTCCAGCGAGGACCATCGGACTCGGAGGATCGGTGCGCGTACACCGTCTACAATCATAAGAAGGTCTACATGTGCTTCTGCCAGGGGGATCTCTGCAACGGGGCTGCCGGACTCGATGCTTCGGTTTTCCGGTGGGCCGCATTGCTGGTGCTTTTGCCGGTGTCCTTGCCGTGGTTCACTTCGTGTGAATCCTTCTTTTCCTGA
- the LOC128728889 gene encoding putative fatty acyl-CoA reductase CG5065 has translation MHTFSNHPIGLLPMEQNYDPSKPAIAEFFAGRDIFVTGGTGFMGKVLIEKLLRSCSGLKNIYILIREKKQKTIKERILEMQQLPLFEKLRAESPDLLEKMVPVQGDVSLLGLGLAQEDIDRMHNVSVIFHVAASVRFDDPLQTAILLNTRGTRELVHFAEKLPSLRVLMHVSSTYSNPDRYVIEEEIYPAYADWRDTIRIAESFDEQTLDVLAPKYMGFLPNTYVFTKSLAEQIIDEHKDQLPMILFRPSIVISSMKDPIPGWMDNFNGPVGLLVGCGIGLCRTMYCDPNNIADFTPVDVCIKAMIVAAWKRGTEPVRSNPELPIYNCCISNLRNSTMAQIVELGRSLSDEIPLDKCIWAPGGGITQIRIHNLMRVLLFHILPAILIDGIFRLMGQKPFLAKLQRKIYTANVALEYFILNNWDFKNGNFIKLASEIKPEDNKDFYYRDFIEFDVTLYFRNCILGARRYLLKEKDENIPRALTHLKRMKLLDKMCKTIIMAVFLYIILIQFDLLGMVFHLIGYKPSYAIDSECK, from the exons ATGCACACTTTCTCCAATCACCCGATCGGGCTGTTGCCGATGGAGCAGAACTACGATCCGAGCAAACCGGCGATCGCAGAATTCTTCGCTGGTCGGGACATCTTCGTTACGGGTGGCACCGGTTTCATGGGCAAGGTGCTTATCGAGAAGCTGTTGCGGTCCTGCTCCGGGCTCAAAAACATCTACATTCTGATTCgcgagaagaagcagaaaaccaTCAAAGAGCGTATCTTGGAGATGCAACAGCTGCCG CTGTTCGAAAAGCTGCGCGCGGAGTCGCCGGACCTGCTGGAGAAGATGGTACCAGTACAGGGCGATGTCTCGCTTCTCGGGCTCGGTCTCGCGCAGGAAGACATTGATCGGATGCACAACGTGTCGGTTATCTTCCACGTGGCCGCTAGCGTTCGCTTTGACGACCCGCTGCAAACGGCCATTTTGCTCAACACCCGCGGAACACGCGAGCTAGTACACTTCGCTGAGAAGCTGCCCTCTCTGCGTGTGCTGATGCACGTCTCGTCCACTTACTCTAACCCGGATCGCTACGTTATCGAGGAGGAG ATATACCCCGCTTACGCCGACTGGCGTGATACCATACGCATCGCGGAGTCGTTCGACGAGCAGACACTTGACGTGCTCGCACCGAAGTACATGGGCTTTCTCCCAAACACGTACGTCTTCACGAAGAGCCTCGCGGAGCAGATCATCGACGAGCACAAGGACCAGCTGCCGATGATCCTGTTCCGCCCATCAATCGTGATCTCGTCGATGAAGGACCCAATTCCAGGGTGGATGGACAACTTCAACGGACCGGTTGGGTTGCTCGTCGGATGCGGCATCGGACTCTGCCGGACGATGTACTGCGATCCGAATAACATTGCCGACTTCACGCCGGTCGACGTGTGCATCAAGGCGATGATCGTGGCCGCCTGGAAGCGAGGCACCGAACCCGTACGCAG CAATCCTGAGCTTCCGATTTACAATTGCTGCATATCCAACTTGAGGAACTCTACCATGGCTCAGATTGTAGAGCTGGGACGCAGCTTGTCCGATGAAATACCTCTGGACAAATGCATCTGGGCCCCAGGTGGTGGAATCACGCAGATTCGTATTCACAACTTGATGCGAGTGCTGTTATTCCACATTCTACCTGCAATTCTAATCGATGGAATTTTCCGGCTAATGGGTCAAAAGCCGTT CTTAGCAAAGCTACAGCGGAAAATCTACACTGCCAACGTTGCGCTTGAGTATTTCATTCTGAACAATTGGGActttaaaaatggaaatttcataAAGCTGGCGTCAGAAATTAAACCAGAAGACAA CAAAGATTTTTACTACCGTGATTTCATCGAGTTTGATGTGACGCTGTATTTCCGCAATTGCATCCTCGGTGCCAGACGGTATCTACTgaaggaaaaggacgaaaacatCCCAAGGGCGTTGACGCACCTCAAACGAATGAAGCTGCTAGACAAAATGTGCAAGACTATCATCATGGCAGTCTTTCTGTACATTATTCTCATTCAATTCGATCTACTGGGCATGGTGTTTCACCTGATTGGTTACAAACCATCGTACGCTATCGATAGCgagtgcaaataa
- the LOC128729009 gene encoding modifier of mdg4, whose product MNPQQFSLRWNNYTTYIAGAFDALRYEEDLVDVTLCCEGRKIRAHKILLSACSPYFKDVFKENPCQHPVIIFKNVRYTDLMSLVEFMYQGEVSVPQEQLPSFLHTAEILAIRGLTDNTTDARQPSSTTTSAIAQQLIQSQGVLEKPTTITTADSLYLTLPSNSTIVHQPKLVQAQIQTAPIITKPLIKTTPPEMPALTASTTTMAVPITQQQQPTIAKIQVQAAPQPQQVQVQQVAVQQVQQNQQTVVQTQPQQQTTQATTLQEVVDNVVQPRKKKIKVQQIITTQTNASVPSTVTVTTTGSGQSGEAELYETDTFTITKDTHVDQDQDQYTESGQTSSTSLKMEIPEFINVGESINSGNDMSKTFIEESYELVSENIEEKDDDEDMAQDNIEIEGTDMDMSRIFQGTTDDQTKSNILQVTLEKIEITTQQKAHKCPECRRTFCSMNAMKRHRQAKHSDSQDSFLCALCDARFKTKWSLSTHKSKYHRGQTATGTVEISAGANEGTIIVPDHKPQSNGSKKTVSGTIITRLKNRAMTPDVS is encoded by the exons ATGAATCCGCAGCAGTTTTCCCTGCGATGGAACAATTACACCACCTACATAGCCGGTGCATTTGACGCGCTGCGCTACGAGGAGGATCTAGTGGATGTGACACTGTGTTGCGAGGGCCGCAAAATTCGCGCTCACAAAATCCTGCTGTCGGCGTGTAGTCCGTACTTCAAGGATGTGTTCAAGGAAAACCCATGTCAGCATCCAGTGATAATTTTCAAGAACGTGCGCTACACTGACCTGATGTCGCTGGTGGAGTTCATGTACCAGGGCGAGGTAAGCGTGCCGCAAGAGCAGTTGCCATCCTTCCTGCACACGGCCGAAATACTGGCGATCCGCGGGTTGACGGACAATACAACCGATGCGCGTCAACCGTCCAGCACGACGACCTCCGCCATTGCCCAGCAGCTCATCCAAAGCCAGGGAGTgctggaaaaacccaccacgatCACCACAGCCGACTCGCTGTACCTTACCTTACCATCAAACTCGACCATAGTCCATCAACCGAAGCTGGTGCAAGCGCAAATACAGACAGCACCGATCATCACCAAACCGCTTATCAAAACAACACCTCCCGAAATGCCTGCCTTGACGGCCTCAACCACCACGATGGCTGTGCCGAtcacacaacagcaacaaccgacGATCGCCAAAATTCAGGTGCAGGCAGCGCCCCAGCCACAGCAGGTGCAGGTTCAACAGGTAGCCGTCCAGCAAGTACAGCAGAACCAGCAGACCGTCGTGCAGACGCAGCCGCAGCAACAGACCACTCAAGCCACCACACTGCAGGAGGTCGTGGATAACGTTGTGCAACCTcgaaagaagaagataaaGGTTCAGCAAATCATTACTACTCAGACGAACGCGTCCGTGCCTTCGACGGTGACCGTCACAACCACCGGTTCGGGTCAGTCGGGCGAAGCAGAGCTTTACGAGACGGACACGTTCACCATCACCAAGGATACGCATGTAGACCAGGATCAAG ATCAATACACCGAATCTGGACAAACATCAAGTACGTCGCTGAAAATGGAAATACCAGAGTTTATCAACGTTGGAGAATCGATCAATTCCGGTAACGACATGAGTAAAACGTTTATCGAAG AAAGCTACGAGCTTGTGTCGGAAAATATTGAGGAaaaagacgacgacgaggatatGGCCCAGGATAACATCGAAATAGAAGGCACGGATATGGATATGA GTCGCATTTTCCAAGGAACGACAGACGACCAGACCAAATCCAATATTTTGCAAG TAACCTTGGAAAAGATAGAGATCACCACCCAGCAAAAGGCACACAAGTGTCCGGAATGCCGACGCACTTTCTGCTCGATGAATGCCATGAAACGACATCGTCAGGCGAAGCACTCAGACTCACAGGATTCCTTCCTCTGTGCCCTCTGCGATGCCCGGTTCAAGACCAAGTGGTCCCTGTCGACGCACAAGTCAAAGTATCACCGGGGTCAGACTGCAACCGGCACCGTTGAGATCAGTGCTGGTGCCAACGAGGGTACTATCATCGTACCGGACCACAAACCTCAATCGAATGGCTCGAAAAAGACCGTGAgcggtaccatcatcacccgCCTGAAGAACCGAGCCATGACACCAGATGTCTCCTAA